One Phaseolus vulgaris cultivar G19833 chromosome 11, P. vulgaris v2.0, whole genome shotgun sequence genomic window carries:
- the LOC137810330 gene encoding phenylcoumaran benzylic ether reductase Pyrc5-like produces the protein MSFLTVVNVPFCTSVVISTVSHMQLDDQYKIISAIKEAGNVKRFFPSEFGNDVDRTHAVDEGHKLFDTKVQIRRTIEAEGIPYTYVVANFFTGHFLPTWSHLRGLTPPIDTVVILGDGNTKVVLNTEEDVATYTIRSVDDPRTLNKILYVRPHGNTLSYNDLVSLWEKHHSEILKRVYVTEDKVLKCIKESSFPINMGLSICHSAYVKGDHTNYEIKPSFGVEASMLYPDVKYTTLDEFFLHNDACTPFYLNQLILVNDI, from the exons ATGTCCtttttaaccgtcgttaatgtacctttttgtactagtgtggTAATATCTACTGTGAGTCACATGCAGTTAGATGATCAATATAAGATCATTTCTGCTATTAAGGAAGCCGGAAATGTTAAG AGGTTTTTTCCTTCAGAATTTGGAAATGATGTGGATCGAACTCATGCTGTAGACGAAGGACACAAGCTATTTGACACTAAAGTTCAAATTCGTCGAACCATTGAGGCTGAAGGAATTCCTTATACCTATGTGGTGGCCAACTTTTTCACTGGACACTTCCTACCCACTTGGTCACATCTTCGTGGCCTAACACCCCCAATTGATACTGTTGTTATTCTTGGAGATGGAAACACCAAAG TTGTTCTTAATACGGAAGAGGATGTTGCCACTTACACCATTAGAAGCGTTGATGATCCAAGAACCTTAAACAAAATTCTCTATGTCCGACCACATGGTAACACCTTGTCATACAATGACCTTGTATCTCTCTGGGAGAAGCATCACAGTGAAATTCTCAAGAGAGTCTATGTAACAGAAGATAAAGTTTTGAAGTGTATTAAAG AATCTTCATTCCCCATCAACATGGGTCTGTCAATTTGCCACTCTGCATATGTGAAGGGagatcacacaaactatgaaatTAAGCCTTCATTTGGAGTTGAAGCTTCAATGCTATATCCTGACGTTAAATACACCACTTTAGACGAGTTCTTCCTTCATAATGATGCTTGCACTCCATTTTACTTGAACCAACTTATACTGGTTAACGATATATAG